The Candidatus Saccharibacteria bacterium RAAC3_TM7_1 nucleotide sequence AGTTGAGGGAGTGCCCCCAAGTGGCTGCTGCGTGAAACGCAAATTATGGACGGAAACCGTCCCCTTCAGTCCTTACGGAGTAGAAAGGTTTGAGGATTACGCAGGAGCTACGTGGTGTACGAAGCTTTACAATACGTGGAACGCCCAAGTGGCTGCTGCGTGAAACGCAAATTATGGACGGAAACCGTCCCTTTCAGCCTCGCTGTAAAGAAAATTTGGGTATCAGGCAGGAGTTACGTGGAATGCGTATCTCTAAAATATGGAGGAGTACCCAAGTGGCTGAAGGGGACGGTTTGCTAAATCGTTAGTGTGGGGAGACCTGCAGCGGGAGTTCGAATCTCCCCTCCTCCGCCAGGAGAGGAAGACCATATCTGAAGGATATGGTCTTTTTCTTCTGATGAAGAAAGGAAATTCGAACGGTCGAGTTCGGGCGAAGCGTTCGAGGCTATTGCCGAGAACCATCTCCCCTCCTCCGCCAGAATGAAAAACGCTCGACCAAATGGCCGGGCTTTTTTCATACGCCGCAGGCGGCGGAATTCAAACTCCGCGCTGATTTTGTTCGCCGTAGCTCACAAAACGCGGGAGTGGTGCTCGCGTTGCTCGCACCTCCGTTCGACTAAAGCCTCACTCCGACGAATCTCCCCCAGTGGTATAATTGAGTCAATGAAACTCTATCTTAGTCACGCAAGCAATTTTGATTACCAAACGGAGCTTTATAAGCCGCTAAAAGCAGCTTTTATGGGTAAGTACGAAATATACTTCCCGCACGATGTTGAAAACAACGGTCAAAATTCGAAAGATATCATCGCCACATGTGATTTAGTCATCGCCGAGGTGTCTCGGCCATCAACCGGACAGGGAATCGAGTTGGGCTGGGCGAATGCCGCGGGCGTGCCTATAATTTGTTTCCATCAAGAAAACATGAAGCCATCGGGTGCGGTAAAGTACGTCGCCAAGGCAATGTTTTCGTACACTACGACCGATAGTCTGGTTAACGAGCTACCTAAGTATCTGGAGTAACGAGTCTCCTTTCCTAACATTGCTCATGTTATATCTATGATATAGCACTTCGACGGTTTGATTTTTTAGGCTAGCTTTCAAAACGCTCACGCTCCTCATGCTATACTAATCCTATGCAACCAGTGTCGTCAGATCAGTCAGCGGCTACACCACAAGCACCCGTATCGCCTTCTCGGGCAGATGACGGGGCGGTTCAGTGGCAAGCACCTGAGTATTTGCAGCGTGCTCGCACGCCGCTTTGGTACGTTAGCTTTTGGGCGGCGGTAATAGTTCTGATGGGCATCGCTGCTTTTCTGATAAAATCGTGGTCGTTCGTCATCCTGGTACCGGTCATGGCCGCCGCACTGGTAATCTACTCACACCGGCCGCCTCGTCAGCTGAATTACGTCTTGAGCGCTAAAGGACTATATATCAACGACCAGCTCCACCCCCTGAGTGAATTCCGCAGTTTTGGCGTCATGCAGGAGGAGAGCTGGCCTGCACTGGTATTTATACCGGTCAAACGGTTCCGCCCTGGGCTTACCGTCTATTTCCCGTCGGAAAATGGTGAGGCTATCGTCGATATTCTCGGTGCGCGTATCCCGATGGAGGAGCTTCACCTCGATGCCTTCGACAAAATTGTTCGCAAGCTTCGTATGTAGCTTGCTCGAATTACCCC carries:
- a CDS encoding hypothetical protein (RAAC3_TM7_1_327), which produces MKLYLSHASNFDYQTELYKPLKAAFMGKYEIYFPHDVENNGQNSKDIIATCDLVIAEVSRPSTGQGIELGWANAAGVPIICFHQENMKPSGAVKYVAKAMFSYTTTDSLVNELPKYLE
- a CDS encoding hypothetical protein (RAAC3_TM7_1_328), producing MQPVSSDQSAATPQAPVSPSRADDGAVQWQAPEYLQRARTPLWYVSFWAAVIVLMGIAAFLIKSWSFVILVPVMAAALVIYSHRPPRQLNYVLSAKGLYINDQLHPLSEFRSFGVMQEESWPALVFIPVKRFRPGLTVYFPSENGEAIVDILGARIPMEELHLDAFDKIVRKLRM